In Clostridium sp., one DNA window encodes the following:
- a CDS encoding fumarylacetoacetate hydrolase family protein: protein MKFVTFSFNNQQKLGMYDLNMKSVVDIGNLKNLEGHYDSMVELIKKLREDDIARLQKICREPENYKQYHLSDIKLCTPIEKFDNDIICLGLNYKEHVEETSRSFKDSSIKVPEAPVYFSKRANKPIGPDDFIDSHPDVTGQLDYEVELAVIIGKEGSNIPKDKVEEYIFGYTIMNDVSARDIQQKHVQWYMGKSLDTFTAFGPCVVYKDEIKFPVELNLCSRINGELRQNSNTKNFIFDISAIIHELSSGMTLRAGDVIATGTPSGVGMGFNPPRFLKKGDTVECEIENIGVLRNRVV from the coding sequence ATGAAATTTGTAACTTTTAGTTTCAACAACCAGCAAAAACTTGGTATGTATGATTTGAATATGAAAAGTGTAGTTGATATTGGCAATCTGAAGAACCTTGAAGGACATTATGATAGCATGGTTGAGCTTATCAAAAAACTTAGGGAGGATGATATAGCAAGACTTCAAAAAATATGTAGAGAACCAGAAAATTATAAGCAGTATCATCTGTCAGATATCAAGCTGTGTACTCCTATAGAAAAATTTGACAATGATATAATATGCCTTGGACTTAATTATAAGGAACATGTAGAAGAAACTTCTAGAAGTTTCAAAGATAGTTCTATAAAAGTTCCTGAAGCTCCTGTGTATTTTTCGAAAAGGGCAAATAAACCTATAGGTCCGGATGATTTTATAGACAGCCACCCGGATGTTACTGGTCAATTGGATTATGAGGTTGAATTGGCTGTTATAATAGGTAAAGAAGGATCAAATATACCTAAAGATAAGGTGGAAGAGTATATATTTGGCTATACAATTATGAATGATGTCAGTGCAAGAGATATACAGCAGAAGCATGTTCAATGGTACATGGGAAAGAGCTTGGACACGTTTACTGCATTTGGACCATGTGTAGTTTATAAGGATGAAATAAAGTTTCCCGTAGAATTGAATCTTTGTAGCAGAATAAATGGTGAACTCAGACAGAATTCAAATACGAAAAATTTCATATTTGACATTTCAGCTATAATTCATGAACTTTCTTCAGGTATGACACTGAGAGCTGGGGATGTTATAGCTACAGGAACTCCATCGGGAGTCGGGATGGGATTCAACCCTCCTAGATTCTTGAAAAAAGGTGATACTGTAGAGTGTGAGATTGAGAACATAGGTGTTCTCAGAAACAGGGTTGTTTAA